A region of Diceros bicornis minor isolate mBicDic1 chromosome 31, mDicBic1.mat.cur, whole genome shotgun sequence DNA encodes the following proteins:
- the LOC131395589 gene encoding olfactory receptor 1S1-like: MHQENQTTISEFLLLGLSNQPEQQKLLFVLFLGMYLVTVVGNGLIILAIGLDSYLHTPMYLFLANLSFADISSISTSVPKMLMNIHTKSQSISYESCITQMYFAIVFVVIDNFLLGVLAYDRFVAICHPLNYRTIMQPRICIFLTVIPWVLSNIVALTHTLLLLRLIFCDSHTLPHFFCDLAPLLKLSCSDTVINELALFIVGLSVIAFPFALILFSYICIVRAVLRISSSERKWKAFSTCGSHLTVVLLFYGTIVGVYFFPSSTHHDDRDKIGAVVFTVVTPMVNPFIYSLRNKDMKCALRKLISRKIFLPLMP; encoded by the coding sequence ATGCATCAAGAAAACCAAACCACcatctctgaattccttctcctagGACTCTCCAACCAACCTGAGCAGCAGAAGCTCCTCTTTGTGCTTTTCCTGGGTATGTACCTGGTCACTGTGGTTGGGAATGGGCTCATCATTCTGGCCATCGGCTTGGATTCTTACCTTCACacccctatgtatctcttccttGCCAATCTATCCTTTGCTGATATTTCCTCTATTTCCACCTCAGTCCCCAAAATGCTGATGAATATTCACACCAAGAGTCAATCCATCTCCTATGAAAGCTGCATCACACAGATGTACTTTGCTATTGTGTTTGTTGTCATTGACAATTTCCTCTTGGGGGTCCTGGCCTATGACCGTTTTGTGGCTATCTGCCACCCTCTGAACTACAGGACCATCATGCAACCCAGGATCTGCATTTTTCTCACAGTCATCCCATGGGTCCTCAGCAATATTGTTGCCCTGACACACACCCTTCTGCTCCTTAGACTGATTTTTTGTGATAGCCATACGCTCCCACATTTCTTCTGTGACTTGGCCCCTCTGCTCAAACTGTCCTGCTCAGACACAGTGATCAATGAGCTTGCATTGTTCATTGTGGGCTTATCAGTCATTGCCTTCCCCTTCGCCCTCATCCTCTTCTCCTACATCTGCATTGTCAGAGCTGTCTTGAGAATCTCATCCTCAGAGAGAAAGTGgaaagccttctccacctgtggctctcaCCTGACAGTTGTATTGCTCTTCTATGGAACCATTGTAGGGGTTTACTTTTTCCCTTCATCCACTCACCATGATGACAGAGATAAGATTGGTGCAGTAGTGTTCACTGTGGTGACACCCATGGTGAACCCCTTCATCTATAGCCTGAGGAACAAGGACATGAAATGTGCTCTGAGGAAGCTCATCAGTAGGAAAATCTTCCTCCCTTTGATGCCCTAG
- the LOC131395590 gene encoding olfactory receptor 10Q1 has protein sequence MFAGRPALNQSGPTEFVFRVFTAAPEFQVLLFLPFLLLYLMILCGNTAIIWVVCTHSSLRTPMYFFLSNLSFVEIVYTTVVVPLMFSNILGAQKPIPLAGCGAQMFFFVTLGSTDCFLLAVMAYDRYVAICHPLHYTLVMTQKLCVQMLASALGLALFLSLQLTSVILTLPFCGHHRQINHFLCDVPPVLRLACADIRVHQAVLYVVGILVLTVPFLLICVSYVFITCAILRIRSAEGRHLAFSTCSSHLTVVLLQYGCCSLVYLRPRSSTSEDEDRQIALVYTFVTPLLNPLIYTLRNKDVKAALRNAIIGKAASDTC, from the coding sequence ATGTTTGCTGGGAGACCTGCCCTCAACCAATCCGGCCCCACTGAGTTTGTGTTCCGTGTGTTCACAGCTGCCCCTGAATTCCaggtcctcctcttcctccccttcctcctcctctacttGATGATCCTTTGTGGCAACACAGCCATCATCTGGGTGGTGTGCACACACAGCTCCCTCCGCACCccaatgtacttcttcctctccaatttgtCCTTTGTAGAGATCGTCTACACCACCGTTGTGGTGCCATTGATGTTTTCTAACATTTTGGGGGCCCAGAAGCCCATTCCGCTGGCGGGCTGTGGGGCCCAAATGTTCTTTTTTGTCACCCTTGGCAGCACGGACTGTTTCCTCTTGGCAGTCATGGCATACGATCGCTACGTGGCCATCTGCCACCCACTGCACTACACCCTCGTCATGACCCAGAAGCTGTGCGTCCAGATGCTGGCCAGCGCCCTGGGCctggccctcttcctctccctgcaGCTCACATCCGTAATCCTCACCCTGCCCTTCTGCGGGCACCACCGCCAAATCaaccacttcctctgtgatgtgcCTCCGGTCCTGCGGCTGGCCTGCGCCGACATCCGCGTGCACCAGGCCGTCCTCTATGTCGTGGGCATCCTGGTGCTGACTGTCCCCTTCCTGCTTATCTGTGTCTCCTATGTGTTCATCACCTGCGCGATCCTGCGCATCCGTTCTGCTGAGGGCCGCCACCtggccttctccacctgctcctcccacctcacCGTGGTCTTACTGCAGTATGGCTGTTGCAGCCTGGTCTACTTGCGTCCCCGGTCAAGCACCTCAGAGGACGAGGACCGCCAAATTGCTCTGGTCTACACCTTTGTCACCCCCTTACTTAACCCACTGATCTACACTCTGCGCAACAAGGATGTCAAAGCCGCTCTGAGGAATGCCATCATCGGTAAGGCAGCTTCTGACACCTGTTGA